Genomic DNA from Nonomuraea rubra:
TCCAGCCGCACCGGCTGCTGGAGGCAGAGCACCGGATGGTCGGACAACATCGTCCGCAGCCACGCCACGTCCGCCGGGTCGGTGACCCCGAACAGGCCCAGGGGCGGCGGCAGCTCGGGCATCGGCGGGATCCGCCAGGGAGTCCCGGACTGCTCGGCGTGGTCGATGAGGGTCTGGGTCACCGGCTGCACGTCCACCGCGCTCTCGTCGTCCTGCGGGACCATCGCGTCGAGGTAGACCAGGTGGGCGATCCGGTCCGGGAGGCGGTTGGCGACGGACGAGATGACCAGCCCGGCATAGCTGTGACCCACGAGGATCACGTCGGTGAGACCCTGGTCGGTGATCAGGCTGACGAGGTCGTCGACGTGCGTGTCCAGCCCCACCTCGGGGCCGAGCAGATGTGCCTTGTCACCGTAGCCGGTCAGCGACGGCGCGAGCACCCGATGCCCGGCCGAGGCCAGCAGCGGGACGACCCGCTCCCAGCACTGCCCGCTGTGCCAGGCTCCGTGCACCAGCAGATATGTCGACATGGGAGAACTCCTTGCTCTCGGTAGGGACGCAAGCGAGGTTTCCGTTCGCCCGCCGGCTCAGCCAGGGCCGCCGCGATCCTGGGGGTGGCAGGACCAGGAACGCACGAAGGCGCACGCGTTACCGTGGGGACATGAGCGACGAATCCAACCTTCTGGGCGATTACGTACGCGCCCGCCGGGAGCTCGTCACTCCTGAGCAGGCCGGCATCCCCTCCGTCGGCGTACGGCGCGTGCCGGGCCTGCGCCGGGAGGAGGTCGCGATGCTCGCGGGCGTCAGCGCCGACTACTACCTGCGCCTGGAGCAGGGCCGCGACCGCAACCCCTCCGCGCAGGTCCTCGAATCCCTGGCCCGCGTGCTGCGGCTCGACGACGACGCGACCGCCTACCTGCTCGGCCTCGGGGCGGCAAAGCCCCGGCGACGGCGGCGGCCCCGCAAGGAGACCGTCCCTGCGGGTGTCGCCAAGCTCATCGGCACGCTCCCGCTGCCCGCCTACGTGGAGGGCCGCTACTTCGACGTCCTCGCCGCCAACGCGCTGGCCACCGCTCTGTCGCCGCGGCTCCTGGCGGGGCGCAACCGCCTGCGGGACGTGTTCCTCGACCCCGCCGAGCAGGCCCTGTTCCCGGACTGGGAGGCCGCCGCGCAGGGGATGGTCGCCGGCTTCCGCCTGTCCGTCGGCACCGACCTGGACGATCCCCGGTTCATCGAGCTCGTCGGCGAGCTCTCCCTCGCCAGCCCCCGCTTCAGCAGGCTCTGGGCCCGCCACGACGTGAACACGTGCGAGGGCACGCCCAAGCACCTCGACCATCCCCAGGTCGGAGAGCTGTGGCTGAACCGGGAGAGACTCGGCGTCAGCGGCGCGAAGGGCCAGACCCTCATCGTCCTCCACCCGGACCCCGGCACCGACAGTGCCGACAAGCTGGCGCTCCTCGCGTCCGCCATGCGGGTGGCCACCTGAGCGGGCGTCCGGTCCCGGGATCAGGTGCCGCGCCGCCGGCGACCGAGCGGTGCTGCAGGTCGTTGAGCACATCGTGGTGGGCGCCGCGCACGACGGCGAGCCGGGCCCTCGGCAGCGTCCTGGCCGCTCGCGCGATCGCGTCGCGGTCCGCCAGCGGGTCGGCGTCCCCGGCCAGCAGGAGCCGGGGGATCCCGGCAGTGCTCGCGTACGCCGTGTCCAGCAGGTCCTGGGGCACGGGACCGGCCAGCGCGCCGCGCTCCACGGCCGCGTCACCGGTCAGGTCGCCGCGGTGGGTGGGACAGTGGGTGCGGACGTCGAGCTCGTCCTCCCACCGGCCGCCCGCCCGGGAGCCGTTGCCGGGCAGGCCGGCGAGCACGGCCGCCTGCGGCCACCAGACCGCGGTCGGAGCTGCCGTGGCGAGCAGGGCGGCGAGCCCGGCGGCGCCCAGGTCGGCGCCCACCAGCACCAGCGGGCGCGGCAGCCCGTCCGGGTACTCGGCCGCGATGCCGGCGACGGCCTCCGACAACCGCCGGGCGAGGGCGTCCAGGAACGCCGGGCCTGCGGCCGGCAGGT
This window encodes:
- a CDS encoding serine aminopeptidase domain-containing protein — protein: MADRVVVLYRGQVVETGTTEEIFAAPRHPSYTRLLMTSVPSIRDEQPPDPRSAAGLARRSARPRLRLRSMEYDMTQNGDHHAPDGLKTRGTVIVVPGRGETRATYARFGSRLAHDAYRVRVVDLPAAGPAFLDALARRLSEAVAGIAAEYPDGLPRPLVLVGADLGAAGLAALLATAAPTAVWWPQAAVLAGLPGNGSRAGGRWEDELDVRTHCPTHRGDLTGDAAVERGALAGPVPQDLLDTAYASTAGIPRLLLAGDADPLADRDAIARAARTLPRARLAVVRGAHHDVLNDLQHRSVAGGAAPDPGTGRPLRWPPAWRTRGAPACRHCRCRGPGGGR
- a CDS encoding helix-turn-helix domain-containing protein yields the protein MSDESNLLGDYVRARRELVTPEQAGIPSVGVRRVPGLRREEVAMLAGVSADYYLRLEQGRDRNPSAQVLESLARVLRLDDDATAYLLGLGAAKPRRRRRPRKETVPAGVAKLIGTLPLPAYVEGRYFDVLAANALATALSPRLLAGRNRLRDVFLDPAEQALFPDWEAAAQGMVAGFRLSVGTDLDDPRFIELVGELSLASPRFSRLWARHDVNTCEGTPKHLDHPQVGELWLNRERLGVSGAKGQTLIVLHPDPGTDSADKLALLASAMRVAT
- a CDS encoding alpha/beta fold hydrolase — translated: MSTYLLVHGAWHSGQCWERVVPLLASAGHRVLAPSLTGYGDKAHLLGPEVGLDTHVDDLVSLITDQGLTDVILVGHSYAGLVISSVANRLPDRIAHLVYLDAMVPQDDESAVDVQPVTQTLIDHAEQSGTPWRIPPMPELPPPLGLFGVTDPADVAWLRTMLSDHPVLCLQQPVRLDNPAVRTVSRTHIHCVAGVPEGIERRPVPAIQPNGSPAQVWELQTGHDCMITMPAELTELLLKLG